The region agagagagggagagagagagagacctgcCACACATTGTTGATTGCGAACGgaaatatatctatatctgGCGGATGGAAAACCCATACCAATTAAGATGCAGCATCTTGTAAATTATATTTAGATCGGGGAAAAGGTTTCGTTTCCCTTACCTTATTACCTTTTACCTCGTTTAACATTCTTGCCACACTCAAAGTGCAGCCATGCTGCACCCACCCATTCCTCCCGCCTTTGGGGTGAAATGGTGCTCAgctttgtttgccatttcttcgttttttatGATTGCCTGCCACAACTTTTTCGCCATTGCCATCGACATCGATATTGGTGgccgtcgacgacgacgacgacgctgcGTTGCGTTGCAGCAAAGCGCTGCCTGCGGTTGCCACAACGGTTCTTTGTtgttcctgctgttgctgttgccggaACCGTTGTTTTGTATGGATTTTGCACATCGTTTATCTTAGACGACGGGCAACGGAGTCGCAGCTGCCGCCAGCGAGCGGAAATGGCGTTAatgttgcaacagcagcaactgcaaaAGTAGCAACACCAATACAAACTCCtgcaacagaagcaacagcagctgccaaTGAGCGAGAACTTAATCTTGGGGATTTAACACTTTCGATATATCTTGCGGCGAGGGTGGATACTGGATAGTaatggcagcggcaggagcaAAGGGAGCATCTTCTGGCCGTAAAACGTATTGGCTGCCATTATCGGTTAAGCTCTCACTTTATGGCCGAGAAACGCGCAcggctttcggctttcggctCTTGGCTCTCAGCTCTCGGCCCAGAAGGAATAGCCCCTTCATCATCTTTGGTATCAGTCGTTGGTTGGTTTAGTGTTAAAAGTACAATTGGACTCACAAAACATTCAATATCTTATATGTGTAAATAATCGGGATACCCCCGGATCTTCCGCGTTCCTCAGAGTCCCGCTGTTCCCGCTTGCAAGGACTTATATTGATCCCTGCTCAAGTGCCTGTAGACTCCATCGCGATTCAAGTAAAATATTGGATCCGATAGCCGGGTCAGATCGTAGCCCTCATTGGCCAACTCGCGCTTCTTCAACTTGAAGGTGGCCGTGCGCGGAATCTCGTCCAGCAGCCGAATGAAGAGGGGTCGCGCGTAGGCCGGCAGGCTACCCCTCAGCATAATCGACAGATAATCCATGTCCACTTTGCGGCCGGGATCCACAATCGCCGCCATGCCAGCCTTGCCCTCCACATGGGGGATCTGAAAAGATAACGAGAATTTACCAACCAAACACATTTTACGCGTATTTTGTGCGTTATCCGACGTTATCAGGCTCTGACTCAACTGCGGAGTAATCCGACCGCCACAACATGCCCGCGGCATCAAAGAGCTGACTCACCTCCACGCCATAGACCACACAGTCCTCGAGGCCAACGCAGTTCGTTATGATGGCCTCCACCTCTTGGGTGGCCACGTTCTCGCCCCGCCAGCGGAAGGTGTCACCCGTGCGGTCCTTGAAGTAGAAATAGCCGAGGATATCGCAGACCACCATGTCACCGGAATTGAAGAATACGTCGTCCTTGGCAAAGACATTCCGCAGTAGCTTCTTCTCCGAGGCGCCCTTGTCCGCATAGCCATGGAAGGCGCTGACCGCGCGTCGGGAATCCACCTTGCCCACCAGCAGACCTGCCTCCCCGGGTCGACAGCGGATGCAGTGGCCCCGTGGGTCCTTCAGTAGCTCTCCCGTCTCCTCATCGCAGAGCAGCACCTGGACGGGATAGATCTTCCGGCCGTAGACGGGCACAAAGCCAATGGCGCCCTCGCGGTTCGTGATGTTAATCAGATTGGAGTTTCCTTCCGTGGCGCCGTATATCTCGCCTATCTGCGGTATGGAGAAGCGGCGGACGAACTGCGACCAGATCTGTGGCCTCAGCCCGTTGCCGTACATCATACGAAGgcgatgatgctgctgctcaggGGTGTAGGGCGTGGCCAGCAGGTAGCGACACAGCTCCCCGATGTACTGGGCTACGGTGCAGTCGTTGCGGCTGCAGTCGAGCCAAAAGTTCTTGGCCGAAAACTTCTTGCGCAGAACAACAGTGGAGCCGTTGAGGAGAGCCATGCCCACGCCAACAATTCCCCCGGCGGTGTGATAGAGGGGCAGAGGATTATACACCACATCGTCGCGGTTCAAGCGTAGCATGTAGAACGTTCCGGCGGCCATGAAAAGGAAGCGGAGGTTGGTAATGACAGCCGCCTTGGGCAGTCCCGTGGTGCCGGATGTGTACACATACAGCAGCTTGGAGCGCGCTTCCTCTGCTGAGGATGAGGCCGGCAGGGCCATGGCCTGTTGCGTCGCCAGGGCGGCACTTAGGTCCACGGCTCCTGGCAGTAATTCATGTCCGGGAATGGTCCTCAGCTCTTTATCGGTGTACTGATAGACGGGAAGGCATGGCAGCTGCTCCTTCTCGATCAGCGATTGTAGAACATCCATTAGCTCGCTTCCGATAATGAGGGCCTTGGCGTTGGCCACTTTGATGGAGTGCAGCAGCGACTCTCCCCGAAGATTCGAGTTGATCAGAGCCGTGATCACGCCCAACTGCGAGAGGCCGAGCCAAATGCAGGGATACTCCAGGCGCGTCTCCATCAGCAGGGCCACACAGTCGCCCCTCTGCAGTCCTTGCCCACTGAAGAATCCTGCCACCTTCTCGCTGAGGAGCAGGGCCTCGGCATAGGTGATCCTGCGATCGTCCATGACAAAACAGGCCTTTTGGGGCTGCGCGCGGGACAGTTGCTGGAAGCATCGCGCTATGGTGAAGCCACCTCGATCCCGCTTCAGGAGATACAAATTGAGAGCCAAGAAGCGCTGCAGGGCCCTGCAAGAGGAACCATTTAGGTAAGTATCTTGGTAACTTTCAAAACATACTCACATTATGTCCCTCTGGGCGGTCATTACCAGGGAAAACACAAATGTGGGACTCCGCAGGAGTAGACCCAAGAGCGCTGCGAAAATAACGCTGGCCACGGCAGTAtcgcagcagaagcagaaataAACCAAAGATGCCGCAATCAGAGTGCCCAGACGGGTGGCAAGCTTTTGCTTCAGGTTGAGCTCCAGCTGTATCTCCATTTTCTTGCCTCCAGGCTGTTGGTCCTCCTGGTCGCCGAGTTCTCCGTTCTCACTCACTGCAAAGGCAAGGCATTAATGATTTACTCAACATTTTCATGTTTAGTCTGACAGCAATGGCAAGGCCAGACACCTGACAGCAGACCAGAAATCCCCACACTAACCCTTCGACTAACGCCTAGGGCAATTGTCTAGCTTCGACGGGAATAGTGATAGTGGGCCTCTGATAGCGTGATAGGGAGCTTCCCTGATAGCGACTAAGTTTGTGGATCCCAAGTTCTTATCAATGCTGTGAGCAATGCATGGTGCCGGGGCCGTTAAGGAGTGGGGTATTGACATAGTCTTAAGATAGTTGGGGCGTGAAAAATCAAACAAGTGTGAAATATACACTGTGAAACAGGTTTGAGCTACAATGTTGTTGATCATTGAAATGGAACCATTCCGCTGAATGAATTCTTTGTCACTCTACTCAAATTACAAATGCAATTATAATTACAGCCGACTGGCAACGAGTCTGCTTTACATatcatttaaatataatatatgcTGAAAAACCAGCTTAAATACTTTATACCATGTATTCCCCTGGGTTTTGTTTAATCCTATCTTATAGTCTCTTATGTGACAGCTATTCTGGGGGAAAAGCGCTAATTGGCCCGTACACAATTTATTCACTTAACTTTGACGACCTAACCTAATGGCTTACTATAAATGATAGTGCACGAAGGGGTAGTACTCGACGTAATCTCAA is a window of Drosophila pseudoobscura strain MV-25-SWS-2005 chromosome 3, UCI_Dpse_MV25, whole genome shotgun sequence DNA encoding:
- the Fatp3 gene encoding long-chain fatty acid transport protein 4 isoform X2; translated protein: MKVSENGELGDQEDQQPGGKKMEIQLELNLKQKLATRLGTLIAASLVYFCFCCDTAVASVIFAALLGLLLRSPTFVFSLVMTAQRDIMALQRFLALNLYLLKRDRGGFTIARCFQQLSRAQPQKACFVMDDRRITYAEALLLSEKVAGFFSGQGLQRGDCVALLMETRLEYPCIWLGLSQLGVITALINSNLRGESLLHSIKVANAKALIIGSELMDVLQSLIEKEQLPCLPVYQYTDKELRTIPGHELLPGAVDLSAALATQQAMALPASSSAEEARSKLLYVYTSGTTGLPKAAVITNLRFLFMAAGTFYMLRLNRDDVVYNPLPLYHTAGGIVGVGMALLNGSTVVLRKKFSAKNFWLDCSRNDCTVAQYIGELCRYLLATPYTPEQQHHRLRMMYGNGLRPQIWSQFVRRFSIPQIGEIYGATEGNSNLINITNREGAIGFVPVYGRKIYPVQVLLCDEETGELLKDPRGHCIRCRPGEAGLLVGKVDSRRAVSAFHGYADKGASEKKLLRNVFAKDDVFFNSGDMVVCDILGYFYFKDRTGDTFRWRGENVATQEVEAIITNCVGLEDCVVYGVEIPHVEGKAGMAAIVDPGRKVDMDYLSIMLRGSLPAYARPLFIRLLDEIPRTATFKLKKRELANEGYDLTRLSDPIFYLNRDGVYRHLSRDQYKSLQAGTAGL
- the Fatp3 gene encoding long-chain fatty acid transport protein 4 isoform X1; protein product: MAPFLLNSTIPSRPFSSRSRSLFSSCFACFCLSQRTVDVRAVKMSENGELGDQEDQQPGGKKMEIQLELNLKQKLATRLGTLIAASLVYFCFCCDTAVASVIFAALLGLLLRSPTFVFSLVMTAQRDIMALQRFLALNLYLLKRDRGGFTIARCFQQLSRAQPQKACFVMDDRRITYAEALLLSEKVAGFFSGQGLQRGDCVALLMETRLEYPCIWLGLSQLGVITALINSNLRGESLLHSIKVANAKALIIGSELMDVLQSLIEKEQLPCLPVYQYTDKELRTIPGHELLPGAVDLSAALATQQAMALPASSSAEEARSKLLYVYTSGTTGLPKAAVITNLRFLFMAAGTFYMLRLNRDDVVYNPLPLYHTAGGIVGVGMALLNGSTVVLRKKFSAKNFWLDCSRNDCTVAQYIGELCRYLLATPYTPEQQHHRLRMMYGNGLRPQIWSQFVRRFSIPQIGEIYGATEGNSNLINITNREGAIGFVPVYGRKIYPVQVLLCDEETGELLKDPRGHCIRCRPGEAGLLVGKVDSRRAVSAFHGYADKGASEKKLLRNVFAKDDVFFNSGDMVVCDILGYFYFKDRTGDTFRWRGENVATQEVEAIITNCVGLEDCVVYGVEIPHVEGKAGMAAIVDPGRKVDMDYLSIMLRGSLPAYARPLFIRLLDEIPRTATFKLKKRELANEGYDLTRLSDPIFYLNRDGVYRHLSRDQYKSLQAGTAGL
- the Fatp3 gene encoding long-chain fatty acid transport protein 4 isoform X3, which translates into the protein MEIQLELNLKQKLATRLGTLIAASLVYFCFCCDTAVASVIFAALLGLLLRSPTFVFSLVMTAQRDIMALQRFLALNLYLLKRDRGGFTIARCFQQLSRAQPQKACFVMDDRRITYAEALLLSEKVAGFFSGQGLQRGDCVALLMETRLEYPCIWLGLSQLGVITALINSNLRGESLLHSIKVANAKALIIGSELMDVLQSLIEKEQLPCLPVYQYTDKELRTIPGHELLPGAVDLSAALATQQAMALPASSSAEEARSKLLYVYTSGTTGLPKAAVITNLRFLFMAAGTFYMLRLNRDDVVYNPLPLYHTAGGIVGVGMALLNGSTVVLRKKFSAKNFWLDCSRNDCTVAQYIGELCRYLLATPYTPEQQHHRLRMMYGNGLRPQIWSQFVRRFSIPQIGEIYGATEGNSNLINITNREGAIGFVPVYGRKIYPVQVLLCDEETGELLKDPRGHCIRCRPGEAGLLVGKVDSRRAVSAFHGYADKGASEKKLLRNVFAKDDVFFNSGDMVVCDILGYFYFKDRTGDTFRWRGENVATQEVEAIITNCVGLEDCVVYGVEIPHVEGKAGMAAIVDPGRKVDMDYLSIMLRGSLPAYARPLFIRLLDEIPRTATFKLKKRELANEGYDLTRLSDPIFYLNRDGVYRHLSRDQYKSLQAGTAGL